A stretch of the Cheilinus undulatus linkage group 11, ASM1832078v1, whole genome shotgun sequence genome encodes the following:
- the LOC121517238 gene encoding uncharacterized protein LOC121517238, with protein sequence MSGCCISGCKNRHSSTSKIKFYRIPSGYRTFQANRRKLWLKAIEQANGSTEGLKGNVRVCSAHFISGEASMEYGSPDFVPSLFTCTKEKPKKKNKWFMGRRKRRRCSTKAEETTPEPGADSPADHQSSDLIEEPPPLSKDEGTLTEESKNETKTETKEPPTSPCPNKASTPTEAKGIPELNKRIPTLILRRVFTPVRGYQCELCSQNFSSVSRLLKHELLHREGRPISSESDEEFFSDDADITEYVEEPEPAFPCNICDRSFTTVHQLKRHKLLHVKDARKCRICGVLFCKLHNHVVFMPQPEAETVTEEDASVCEPENSLESPEPSQISEPVDDTPHTTFSPLPKNLFKPLKPLPPASHIKVLSEIPIPVLKEPYSVPCPKLGYSRDLQPFSPMKKPKHYNPSADSQSSFPKDFELPPSLQMFSPKFLTSTFFKVTRNYEYILSKAQAFKKEKE encoded by the exons ATGTCGGGCTGTTGCATATCAGGTTGTAAAAACAGACACTCGTCTACCAGCAAAATCAAATTTTACAGAATACCTTCAGGATATCGGACGTTTCAGGCCAACCGGAGAAAGTTATGGCTAAAAGCGATCGAACAAGCTAACGGCAGCACCGAAGGACTCAAGGGAAATGTCCGCGTCTGCAGCGCTCATTTTATATCAG GAGAAGCCTCTATGGAGTATGGCAGTCCCGACTTTGTGCCTTCCCTGTTTACATGCACCAAAGAAAAAccgaagaagaaaaacaaatg gttCATGGGTCGTAGAAAAAGGAGGCGCTGTTCAACTAAAGCTGAAGAAACAACTCCTGAACCTGGAGCTGATTCTCCAGCAGACCACCAGTCCtctgatttgattgaagaaCCACCACCATTATCAAAG GATGAGGGAACATTGACCGAAGAGTCTAAGAATGAGACCAAGACTGAAACGAAGGAACCTCCAACTTCACCATGCCCAAACAAAGCATCAACACCTACAGAAGCAAAAGGCATCCCAGAACTAAACAAGAGGATTCCTACTCTAATCCTAAGACGTGTTTTCACGCCAGTACGGGGGTATCAGTGTGAGCTATGCAGTCAGAACTTCTCCAGTGTTTCAAGGCTTTTAAAACACGAACTGCTGCATCGAGAAGGCAGGCCCATTAGCAGTGAAAGTGATGAAGAATTCTTCTCGGATGATGCAGATATCACGGAGTACGTGGAGGAGCCTGAACCTGCTTTTCCATGCAACATATGTGACAGATCTTTCACTACAGTTCATCAACTCAAGCGTCATAAACTGCTGCACGTCAAAGATGCCAGGAAGTGTCGCATTTGTGGCGTTCTCTTCTGTAAGCTTCACAACCACGTAGTATTCATGCCACAGCCAGAGGCTGAAACGGTGACAGAAGAGGATGCTTCTGTCTGTGAGCCCGAAAACAGTCTGGAGTCCCCAGAGCCGAGCCAGATAAGTGAGCCAGTTGATGACACTCCTCACACTACTTTTTCTCCTTTACCCAAAAACCTTTTTAAGCCTCTTAAGCCCCTTCCTCCAGCCTCACACATAAAGGTCCTATCAGAAATTCCCATCCCTGTTTTGAAAGAACCTTATTCAGTTCCATGTCCAAAGCTTGGGTACTCAAGGGACCTACAACCCTTTTCTCCTATGAAGAAACCTAAACACTACAACCCTTCAGCCGACAGTCAGTCAAGTTTCCCCAAAGATTTTGAACTCCCACCCTCACTACAAATGTTTTCACCAAAATTCCTCACCTCAACTTTCTTTAAAGTCACACGAAACTATGAATACATTTTAAGCAAAGCACAAGcgtttaaaaaagagaaagagtag